The genomic window GATATCAAAAACACAGAAGCAACTTTTATTCTTCCTTTGAACTTTCCGAAAGCCTATGATGTTGAAAACACATTTTTAACCAATTCACTGGAATTAGAAGCGATGAAAGAATGGAACCAACGCCCTGGAAACCCAATGGCTTTAGATGTCAATGGCGTGTCTTTTGCGTTTACAACAAAAGGTCTTAAGTCCATGAAAGACTTTAAAGCGAATCTTAAAAAAGCAATTGATTATGGCTTAGACAAAGTCACTGCCTTAGAAGCTTTGACCACACAACCCGCTCAAATTTTAGGAAACTCAAAACTTGGTAATTTGAATGTGGGGAGCTATGCAAATTTCTTAATTACTTCTGGGGATGTTTTTGAGGATAAAACCACACTTTATGAAAATTGGGTGAATGGTTCAAGAACCGTATTTGAAGATTTATCGAAGAAAGATATTAGAGGTAGCTACAGTTTTATGATTCATAAAGATAACTATGCCCTCAAAATATCAGGGACGCTGAGTAAACTTAAAACGGAGATCACATCGGATTCTTTGAAGTTAAGCAGCAGTTTAAAGTATGAGAATGATTGGATGCACTTAATGTTTTCGACCAAAGACACCACACAACAAGACTTTATTCGGGTGAATGCAAAAATTCATTTGGGTATGGAAAACATCACAGGAACTGCTACTTTACTTGATGGCTCATCCCCTCCCGTAGAAATCAAACAGACCGAGACAGCTACTGAAAAAGACGAAAAATCTAAAAAAGAAAAGGTCTCAACAGCGCCGAAACTACTGCCCGTAAGTTATCCTAACGGAGCCTATGGATTTACAGAACTCCCTCAAGCCGAAACGCTATTATTTAAAAACGCCACCGTATGGACCAATGAATCCGATGGAATTCTCGAAAACACAGATGTTCTCATAAAAGAGGGTCGTATTTCAAAAATCGGAACTAATCTTAAAAACTCAAAAGCAACCATTGTAGATGCTACCGGAAAGCATTTAACTGCTGGAATCGTGGATGAACATTCACATATTGCTGCAGCAAGTATCAATGAAGGCGGGCAAAACTCCTCTGCGGAAGTGAGTATCGAAGATGTCATTGATGCCGATGATGTAGATATTTATCGAAACCTTGCTGGGGGTGTCACTTCAATTCAGATTTTACATGGCTCTGCCAATCCGATTGGAGGACGTTCAGCGCTTATCAAATTGAAATGGGGCGAATCTGCAGAAAATTTAATCTATAAAAATACGCCTAAGTTTATAAAATTCGCACTCGGCGAAAATGTCAAACATTCAAATTGGGAGAGCTATAATCGTTTTCCACAAACACGTATGGGTGTAGAACAGCTTTACATTGATTATTTCACCAGAGCAAAAACGTACGATGCTCTAAAGAAAAGCGGAAAACCCTATAGAAAAGATACAGAAATGGAAGTGCTTTCTGAAATTTTAAACAAAGAACGTTTTATAAGCTGTCACTCCTACATTCAAAGTGAAATCAATATGCTAATGAAAGTCGCAGAGCAATTTGATTTCAACATCAACACCTTTACCCACATCTTAGAAGGTTATAAAGTAGCTGATAAAATGAAAGCACATGGCGCTGGTGCTTCGACCTTTAGTGATTGGTGGGCGTATAAATATGAAGTCAATGACGCCATTCCTTACAATGCCTCTATTCTGAACGCAATGGGAGTTGTGACTGCTATTAACAGTGACGATGCCGAAATGTCCAGACGCCTCAACCAAGAAGCTGCCAAAGCAGTGAAATACGGAGGCACATCTGAAGAAGATGCTTGGAAAATGGTCACACTCAACCCTGCCAAATTACTTCATATCGACGATAGAGTTGGAAGTATCAAAGTCGGAAAAGATGCCGATTTAGTACTTTGGAGCGACCATCCTTTATCGATTTACTCCAAAGCTGAAAAAACATTAATTGAAGGCGTTACTTATTTTGACATCGAACGTGATTCTAAACTAAGAGAAACAATTCAAGAAGAAAGAAATGAACTGATTCTTATGATGTTAAAAGAGAAAAATAAAGGCATGAAAACACAGCCGATAAAGAAAAAGGATAAACAGCTTTTACACTGTGACTCCATAGATAATAATCAACTATAAATATATAACAGATGAACATTATAAAATTAATTCTACTATCCATTGTTTGTGTATCTATAGGAAACGCACAACAAACACCCGCAGATACACAGTCAAAGTCAATCGCAATAGTGGGCGGTATTGCACACCTAGGAAATGGGACTGTCATTCAAAACAGCCTGATCACTTTCAAAAATGGCATCTTACAAACGGTCGCTGAATACAAAAAAACTGAGGCTATTTCTGAAATGGAAGTCATCGATGTGAAAGGTCAACATATATATCCAGGGTTTATCGTGCCAAACTCAACCTTAGGACTGATTGAAATTGATGCCGTTAGAGCTACTGATGACGATTCAGAACTGGGCACTTGGAACCCTCACATCCGAAGTTTAATTGCCTACAATGCCGAGTCTAAAGTCGTGGAAAGTATGCGTCCAAACGGAGTGCTTCTTGCACAAATCACACCGAGAGGTGGTCGTATATCAGGGACCTCATCCATCGTCCATCTGGATGCTTGGAATTGGGAAGATGCCGCGATTAAAACCGATGATGGGATTCATTTGAATTGGCCAAACACGTTCACGCGTGGACGTTGGTGGTTGGGTGAAGATCCGGGTTTAAAAAGTAATCCGAAATACAGCAGTCAAACTTCTGAAATTGAGGTCTATTTTAACAACGCCAAAGCAAATAGAAATAGTGCAAAAGCCAAATTAAATTTACCTTTAGATGCCATGGGTGGACTTTTTGATGAATCAAAAACACTTTACATTCATGTCAATGATGAAAAAGGAATTGTAGATGCTATTGAATTTTCAAAATCACAAGGACTTTCAAATACGGTTATTGTTGGTGGTTACGAAGCCTATAAGCTCGCAACCTATTTAAAAGAAAATGGAGTTTCCGTCTTACTTCAACGCGTACACTCTCGCCCCAACAGTGATGATCACGATTATGATTTACCATTTAAAATGGCACGTCTTTTAGTCGAAGCAGGAGTCACTGTAGGCTTAGAAACGAGTGGCGACATGGAACGCATGAATTCTCGGAACCTACCATTTTATGCAGGAACAACGGTCGCTTACGGATTGACCAAAGAACAAGCGTTGCAATTAATCACCCTTAACACTGCTAAAATTCTAGGCATCGATTCTAGTTATGGTTCTTTAGAAGTCGGCAAAAGTGCCACCTTATTTATAAGCAGCGGAGATGCTTTGGACATGCGAACCAACAATCTGACGAATGCGTTTATAGATGGACGTAAGATTAGTTTAGAAAGCCATCAAACAGAACTGTGGAAACGCTATTCCAAAAAATACGAAAACAACTAAAAATTCTTCTCTGTTATAATTCAAAAGTTCGAGTTTCGGCTTGGACTTTTTTTGTTTGGGCTTAAAAATTAAACACTATTTTTGTGCTATGGTTAAAACAATAAGCAGTCTTCAAAACCCTTTTATAAAACAACTGGTTCAACTCAAAGAAAAGTCGAAACTAAGAAAGCAAACGGGGTTGTTTGTCATTGAAGGGAAACGCGAATTGTCTTTAGCTATTAAAAGCAACTACAGCATTGAAACCCTTTATTATTATGCCGATTTATTTTCAGCATCCGAAGCTGCTTCTTTAGAGACCTATGGAATAGATGTGATAGAAATCACCAAAGCAGTCTATGGAAAAGTAGCCCACCGTGAAACCACTGAAGGCATCATTGCTGTGGCGAAAGCCAAAGATTTTGATTTAAAAAACTTAAAATTCAAAAGTAAAACCCCCTTAATATTAGTGGCGGAAGCGCCAGAAAAACCGGGGAATATCGGTGCCTTACTTCGAACGGCAGATGCTGCAAATGTAGATGCCATTATCATTTCAAATCCACTGACAGATGTATATAATCCAAACATCATTCGATCAAGTGTTGGCGGAGTCTTTACCGTCCCAATCGCAATGGGAACTTCAGAGGAAGTGATTGAGTATTTAAAAATACAAAACATCTCAATCTATGCGGCAACACTTCAGGATTCAGTGGTCTATGATTCCATTGATTTTAAGAAAGCAACCGCTCTCGTTGTTGGTACTGAATCAACAGGTTTAAGTGAACTCTGGCGCGAAGCTGCTACCGTGAAAATTCGCATCCCGATGCAAGGAAAAATTGATTCTATGAATGTCTCGGTTGCTGCAGGTATTTTAATTTTTGAAGCCAAAAGACAGCGGAAATTTAGCTAAAAATTACTTTTTAATCATTTGTTAAAACAATTTTTGTAAAAACTAACTTTAGTTATTGCGTGTTCCGTTTGATTGTAGTAATTTTAAATCATGACAGCAGCCGATATAGCACAAGAAAACGCAGCCATCGCTAAGGAGTATAAAGAACTCCTTAAGATTAGCTATAGAACCCTGTCAACAGCAGACAAAAAGTTAATTAGAAAAGCATTTGACGTTGCGGTTGATGCCCATTCCGATCAAAGAAGAAAGTCAGGCGAAGCCTATATTTTTCATCCCATTGCCGTGGCAAAAATCGTTGCTTCCAAAATTGGACTGGATGCAACTTCTATTGCGGCCGCACTTTTGCACGATGTTGTCGAAGATTGCCCGCGTTATACAATTGACGATATTCAACAATTATTTGGGGAAACTGTAGCCCGAATTGTAGATGGATTGACAAAGATATCGTCCTTAAATAAAGACATGAACGTGTCAATGCAAGCGGAGAATTTCAGGAAAATGCTCCTCACCCTTCACGATGACATTAGGGTAATTATCATCAAAATTGCCGACCGCCTTCATAATATGCAGACGATTCATTCGATGCCGGAAGACAAACAATTAAAAATTGCTTCTGAAACACTGTATATCTATGCACCACTTGCGCACAAAATTGGGTTATACAATATTAAATCGAAGTTAGAAGACTTGGCTTTAAAATATACGGAACCGGAAGTTTACAGTGGTATTTTACTGAAGTTAGAAGAAAGCAAAGAAGAGCAAGACCTATACATTAAAGATATTAGCAAGGTTTTAACAAAGGCC from Formosa sp. Hel1_33_131 includes these protein-coding regions:
- a CDS encoding amidohydrolase family protein — encoded protein: MKKLIFLWSFFGAFALSAQDYFPKNDGVKSKNTNFTAITNAKIHITPSESIENGTLLIQEGKVVNVGINVELPKNTVVIDVKGKSIYPSFIDLYSGFGVTKPKRESGGGRSPQYSASREGFYWNDHIRSEQNAIDHFKYDEKAAKTLLEAGFGVVNTHLQDGVVRGTGALVALDSKGSDSHRILSDQSAQYLSFTKSVRSRQSYPSSIMGSMALLRQLYYDADWYAKGNVPTKDRSIEAFNQNKNQIQIIQAGSRANALRADTVGDQFGVQYVILGGGDEYERINDIKNTEATFILPLNFPKAYDVENTFLTNSLELEAMKEWNQRPGNPMALDVNGVSFAFTTKGLKSMKDFKANLKKAIDYGLDKVTALEALTTQPAQILGNSKLGNLNVGSYANFLITSGDVFEDKTTLYENWVNGSRTVFEDLSKKDIRGSYSFMIHKDNYALKISGTLSKLKTEITSDSLKLSSSLKYENDWMHLMFSTKDTTQQDFIRVNAKIHLGMENITGTATLLDGSSPPVEIKQTETATEKDEKSKKEKVSTAPKLLPVSYPNGAYGFTELPQAETLLFKNATVWTNESDGILENTDVLIKEGRISKIGTNLKNSKATIVDATGKHLTAGIVDEHSHIAAASINEGGQNSSAEVSIEDVIDADDVDIYRNLAGGVTSIQILHGSANPIGGRSALIKLKWGESAENLIYKNTPKFIKFALGENVKHSNWESYNRFPQTRMGVEQLYIDYFTRAKTYDALKKSGKPYRKDTEMEVLSEILNKERFISCHSYIQSEINMLMKVAEQFDFNINTFTHILEGYKVADKMKAHGAGASTFSDWWAYKYEVNDAIPYNASILNAMGVVTAINSDDAEMSRRLNQEAAKAVKYGGTSEEDAWKMVTLNPAKLLHIDDRVGSIKVGKDADLVLWSDHPLSIYSKAEKTLIEGVTYFDIERDSKLRETIQEERNELILMMLKEKNKGMKTQPIKKKDKQLLHCDSIDNNQL
- a CDS encoding amidohydrolase family protein, with the protein product MNIIKLILLSIVCVSIGNAQQTPADTQSKSIAIVGGIAHLGNGTVIQNSLITFKNGILQTVAEYKKTEAISEMEVIDVKGQHIYPGFIVPNSTLGLIEIDAVRATDDDSELGTWNPHIRSLIAYNAESKVVESMRPNGVLLAQITPRGGRISGTSSIVHLDAWNWEDAAIKTDDGIHLNWPNTFTRGRWWLGEDPGLKSNPKYSSQTSEIEVYFNNAKANRNSAKAKLNLPLDAMGGLFDESKTLYIHVNDEKGIVDAIEFSKSQGLSNTVIVGGYEAYKLATYLKENGVSVLLQRVHSRPNSDDHDYDLPFKMARLLVEAGVTVGLETSGDMERMNSRNLPFYAGTTVAYGLTKEQALQLITLNTAKILGIDSSYGSLEVGKSATLFISSGDALDMRTNNLTNAFIDGRKISLESHQTELWKRYSKKYENN
- a CDS encoding TrmH family RNA methyltransferase, translating into MVKTISSLQNPFIKQLVQLKEKSKLRKQTGLFVIEGKRELSLAIKSNYSIETLYYYADLFSASEAASLETYGIDVIEITKAVYGKVAHRETTEGIIAVAKAKDFDLKNLKFKSKTPLILVAEAPEKPGNIGALLRTADAANVDAIIISNPLTDVYNPNIIRSSVGGVFTVPIAMGTSEEVIEYLKIQNISIYAATLQDSVVYDSIDFKKATALVVGTESTGLSELWREAATVKIRIPMQGKIDSMNVSVAAGILIFEAKRQRKFS